The genomic interval CATGCCGATGCCGAGTTCGCCGAGGCGACGCGCCCCGTCGTCGGTGTTCAGGATGTTGTCGAGCACCTCCTCGTTCTTGGCGGCCTCGTACTCGACTATCTCGCCGCCCTCGAAGACGCAGCGCACGTCGGTTATCTCGCGGCCCTGCTGGTAGACCGGCTTGTCGAACAGCACCTCGCCCTCGACGCTGTCGGGGACGGGGGCGGTGAACACCTCGCCGCCGGGGAGGTTGGCCTCGCCGTAGTCGTTGAGCGTCAGCATCCCGTCGAGGCTCATCGTCACGTCGGTGGTGTCGCCGGAGACGATGCGGACCTCGCTGGCGTCGTCGAGGATGTCGACCATCTCGGCCTGGAACTCGCGGACCTCGTCCCAGTCGCGGTTGATGGCGTCCCAGACGAAGTTCTCGTAGCCGTCGGTCGACATCTCGGCGAGCTGGGCGTTCGCTGGGGAGGGGTACTGCGTGAGACACCAGGTCTTGCCGAGCCGCTCTTCGAGGATGGGCTGGGTGAGCTGGTTGTACGCCTGGTTGACCTCCGGGTCGACGTCGGCGGTCTGAGTCGCGTTGTCCGAGGCGCGGACCGCGATGTAGACGTCCATCGCCTCGTACAGCGCCATCACGTGGTCGGGGAAGTCCTCGTCGCCGAACTCGTCGTCGTGGTTGCGGAGGTACGCCCGGCGGAACCGCTCGCCCATCCGCTCCTGGATGACCAGCGGGTTCGCGCCGACGTCGGCGATGGCCTCGTGGAGGGCCGTCACGAGGTCCTCGCTGACGGGGTGGGCGTCGACGACGACGTTGTCACCGGCCTCCATCTCCGTGGAGTGCTCGACGATGATCTGTGCGTGTTCCCGGATGCGTGGGTCCATGTGGTGGCTCCTCGGGGCGGGTCAAAACGGCTTTCGAATGGTCGCGGCGGGTGACGGTCAGCCGCTGGACACGGAGTCCGACCCACCGCCTCGACGAGCGTCGCCGTCCACCGCGACCACCGCGTATTTCGTCGCCCGACCGGTAGCCCATCCCATGAGCGAGGAGCAGTCGCCAATCGACATGCGTAGCGACACGGTGACGCGCCCGAACGACGCGATGCGCGAGGCGGCCCGCGACGCGCCGGTCGGCGACGACGTCTACCGCGAGGACCCGACGGTCAACGACCTCGAATCCCGCGTCGCGGACCTGCTCGGGTTCGAGGCGGCGCTGTACGTCCCCTCGGGGACGATGGGCAACCAGATAGCCG from Halomarina salina carries:
- a CDS encoding aminopeptidase, which encodes MDPRIREHAQIIVEHSTEMEAGDNVVVDAHPVSEDLVTALHEAIADVGANPLVIQERMGERFRRAYLRNHDDEFGDEDFPDHVMALYEAMDVYIAVRASDNATQTADVDPEVNQAYNQLTQPILEERLGKTWCLTQYPSPANAQLAEMSTDGYENFVWDAINRDWDEVREFQAEMVDILDDASEVRIVSGDTTDVTMSLDGMLTLNDYGEANLPGGEVFTAPVPDSVEGEVLFDKPVYQQGREITDVRCVFEGGEIVEYEAAKNEEVLDNILNTDDGARRLGELGIGMNRAIDEFTYNMLFDEKMGDTVHMAVGRAYAACVGEGRETNESAVHVDMIVDMSEDSYIEVDGEVVQRDGTFTFEE